Proteins encoded within one genomic window of Thermococcus sp. 21S7:
- a CDS encoding metalloregulator ArsR/SmtB family transcription factor, with the protein MEDLKVQLEELKKRLEVLEESIDPVDEVMLSIKARLRRKLEGGSLPEIDEERAAKTLKALANPDRIRILKMLSEGPMGFKEIKDALGVESPTVSHHLKLLVKTRMVRKGERYEISPDGRLFLRLLEIITALEEVEE; encoded by the coding sequence ATGGAGGATCTCAAAGTTCAGCTCGAAGAGCTGAAGAAAAGGCTGGAGGTGCTGGAGGAAAGCATTGACCCCGTTGATGAGGTCATGCTCTCAATAAAGGCCCGCCTCAGGAGAAAGCTTGAAGGTGGGAGCCTGCCCGAGATAGACGAGGAAAGGGCTGCCAAGACCCTCAAGGCCCTCGCCAACCCGGACAGGATAAGGATCCTGAAGATGCTTTCCGAGGGGCCGATGGGCTTCAAGGAGATAAAGGATGCCCTTGGGGTGGAAAGCCCCACGGTCTCCCACCACCTGAAGCTCCTGGTGAAAACCCGGATGGTAAGGAAGGGAGAAAGGTACGAAATATCGCCCGACGGACGTCTCTTTTTGCGCTTGCTTGAGATAATAACTGCCCTTGAGGAGGTGGAAGAATGA
- a CDS encoding DUF4097 family beta strand repeat-containing protein, whose amino-acid sequence MIFENVREVDIKATNGQIEIEGWENDYAEVNYTVHGEVEVTVEQKGSSLVIIEDPKKGFLNLRRKSGWAEIEVKVPRNVLISAKNVNGELKARGVRFEDVTTVNGEIDLKDCEAEKLSTVNGEIRAHLTVAGPLKASTVNGEIELTIEELEGDVEVSCVNGDIVLRLTEFCDARIVSKRVNGDVRLVGIDPDDPVIGTGEFEVRASTVNGDVRVELI is encoded by the coding sequence ATGATATTTGAAAACGTCCGGGAAGTCGATATAAAGGCCACCAACGGTCAGATCGAGATTGAAGGTTGGGAGAACGACTACGCCGAGGTGAACTACACCGTCCACGGCGAGGTGGAGGTCACCGTTGAGCAGAAGGGAAGTAGCCTCGTCATCATAGAAGACCCGAAGAAAGGGTTCCTGAACCTGCGCAGGAAGAGCGGCTGGGCGGAGATAGAGGTGAAGGTTCCTCGGAACGTTCTGATAAGCGCGAAGAACGTGAACGGCGAGCTTAAGGCCAGGGGCGTGCGCTTTGAGGACGTCACGACGGTAAACGGCGAGATAGACCTGAAGGACTGCGAGGCTGAGAAGCTCAGCACCGTGAACGGCGAGATACGGGCCCACCTAACGGTCGCCGGCCCTCTGAAGGCCTCCACCGTGAACGGGGAAATCGAGCTTACCATCGAGGAGCTGGAGGGGGACGTCGAGGTAAGCTGCGTCAACGGCGATATCGTGCTTCGCCTGACCGAGTTCTGCGATGCCAGGATAGTCAGCAAGAGGGTCAACGGAGATGTTAGGCTGGTCGGCATAGACCCAGACGACCCCGTTATAGGAACGGGCGAGTTCGAGGTCAGGGCCAGCACCGTGAACGGCGACGTGAGGGTCGAGCTGATTTAA